The proteins below are encoded in one region of Candidatus Binatia bacterium:
- a CDS encoding CoA transferase encodes MLSPYRALDLTDVRGQIAGMILGDLGADVIRVEPLGGSDARRTGPFLADGPEAERSLSFAAYNRGKRSVELDLESDEGRAAFVELVRGSDFVLDSGPPSLLDGLGLGHDELRKIQRQIVHVRVTPFGSDGPYADHPAADLTIAALGGPMSVQGDPGRPPVRLSVPQVWRHAGAEAAVAALLGHARMRTTGEGVFVDVSAQTAMTWTMLNAAVAHAIQGRDFEREGANLQIGPVGFRLVQRSRDGHIVSLRRAVGFLGLLPWMLESGVVDQEFADREDWSTWDYRVFRGGEFAVTREELYDVFDRFYAAHDKDELFRRGLEMGQTLAPVQTIDELLDFDQLKARQFFVPRTLPTGQGVQVPGVFVKTAGVSMGQPSPLLGEHTEEIVAELSRSPRTRARIEVNEPRALPLEGLKVADFSWVGVGPISAKYLADHGADVVRIESQARPDDLRTAGPFIGGKPGWNRSHFFGEFNTSKRGLALDLKNESAAQVSRRLLEWADVVLESFTPGTAARLGIGYEQARAANPGVVMASTCLMGQSGPCAHMAGYGYHAAAVAGFYELTGWADLPPAGPWNAYTDTVAPRFLTATLLAAIDHQRRTGEGRYIDLGQMEAALQFLAPEMMSRQATGEMYSRNGNRAKDAAPQGVYPCAGEDQWCAIAVETDAQWRLLRATLGDPDWAMDSSLNDGAGRLAAHDEIDDHIARWTKGRDGHEVMNGLLAAGVPAGRVQRSSDLMVDPQLRHRGFHREYEHAEMGRVPYSGHQFRVSGYENGPRGPAPILGADSFEILTETLGFAAEAAAELIAAGAVA; translated from the coding sequence ATGCTCTCCCCCTACCGCGCCCTAGACCTCACCGACGTCCGCGGCCAGATCGCGGGCATGATCCTCGGCGACCTCGGAGCCGACGTCATCCGGGTCGAGCCGCTCGGCGGTAGCGACGCCCGCCGCACGGGCCCGTTCCTCGCGGACGGCCCGGAGGCGGAGCGCAGCCTCAGCTTCGCCGCCTACAACCGCGGCAAGCGTTCGGTCGAGCTGGATCTCGAGTCGGACGAGGGCCGCGCAGCGTTCGTCGAGCTGGTCCGCGGCAGCGACTTCGTCTTGGATTCGGGCCCCCCGAGCCTGCTCGACGGGCTCGGTCTCGGCCACGACGAACTCCGGAAGATCCAACGTCAGATCGTGCACGTCCGCGTGACCCCGTTCGGCAGCGACGGTCCGTACGCCGACCACCCGGCTGCCGACCTCACGATCGCGGCGCTCGGCGGACCGATGTCGGTTCAGGGAGATCCCGGCCGGCCACCCGTTCGTCTGAGCGTTCCGCAGGTCTGGCGACACGCCGGGGCCGAGGCTGCCGTCGCGGCGCTCCTGGGCCATGCGCGAATGCGGACGACGGGCGAAGGTGTGTTCGTCGACGTTTCGGCGCAGACCGCCATGACCTGGACGATGCTCAATGCGGCCGTCGCGCACGCAATCCAGGGTAGGGACTTCGAGCGCGAGGGGGCGAACCTTCAGATCGGTCCCGTAGGCTTCCGTTTGGTTCAGCGTTCTCGCGATGGCCACATCGTCAGTCTCCGCCGTGCGGTCGGCTTTCTCGGTCTTCTGCCGTGGATGCTCGAGAGTGGCGTCGTCGACCAGGAGTTCGCAGACCGCGAGGATTGGTCCACCTGGGACTATCGCGTGTTTCGCGGCGGTGAGTTCGCCGTCACGCGTGAGGAACTCTACGACGTCTTCGATCGGTTCTACGCGGCGCACGACAAGGACGAGCTATTTCGGCGCGGCCTCGAGATGGGTCAGACGCTGGCGCCGGTGCAGACCATCGATGAATTGCTCGACTTCGATCAACTGAAGGCCCGACAGTTCTTCGTCCCGCGGACGCTACCCACCGGCCAGGGAGTGCAAGTGCCTGGTGTGTTCGTGAAGACCGCGGGGGTGTCGATGGGCCAACCGTCGCCCCTCCTCGGGGAGCACACGGAAGAGATCGTCGCCGAGCTCAGTCGTTCGCCGCGAACCCGAGCGCGAATCGAAGTGAACGAGCCGCGTGCCCTTCCGCTCGAGGGGCTCAAGGTTGCGGACTTCAGCTGGGTGGGTGTCGGTCCGATCTCTGCGAAGTATCTCGCCGACCACGGCGCCGACGTCGTGCGCATCGAGTCGCAAGCACGGCCCGATGATCTGCGAACCGCCGGTCCGTTCATCGGCGGGAAGCCGGGCTGGAATCGCTCGCACTTCTTCGGTGAGTTCAACACCTCGAAACGAGGCCTCGCGCTGGATCTGAAGAACGAGAGTGCGGCTCAGGTGAGTCGCAGGCTCCTCGAGTGGGCGGACGTCGTGCTGGAGAGCTTCACTCCCGGCACCGCGGCGCGCCTCGGCATCGGCTACGAACAGGCTCGGGCTGCAAACCCGGGTGTGGTGATGGCCAGCACGTGTCTGATGGGCCAGAGCGGGCCGTGCGCGCACATGGCCGGCTACGGGTATCATGCCGCCGCCGTTGCGGGCTTTTACGAGCTCACCGGATGGGCCGATCTCCCGCCGGCGGGTCCGTGGAATGCCTACACCGACACGGTCGCGCCGCGCTTCCTCACGGCGACCTTGCTCGCGGCGATCGACCATCAGCGACGAACCGGCGAGGGGCGATACATCGACCTGGGCCAGATGGAGGCCGCGCTTCAGTTCCTCGCGCCGGAGATGATGTCCAGACAGGCGACCGGCGAGATGTACTCGCGCAACGGAAACCGGGCGAAGGATGCCGCACCGCAGGGCGTCTACCCGTGCGCCGGTGAGGATCAGTGGTGCGCCATCGCGGTCGAGACCGATGCGCAGTGGCGTTTGCTGCGTGCGACTCTGGGGGATCCGGATTGGGCCATGGACTCGAGCCTGAACGACGGGGCGGGGCGTCTCGCTGCGCACGACGAGATCGATGATCACATCGCGCGGTGGACGAAGGGGCGGGATGGCCACGAGGTCATGAATGGGCTCCTTGCTGCCGGCGTGCCCGCGGGCCGCGTGCAGCGGAGCAGCGATCTGATGGTCGACCCACAGCTCCGGCATCGGGGTTTCCACCGGGAGTACGAGCACGCCGAGATGGGGCGGGTGCCTTACAGTGGCCACCAGTTCCGCGTGAGTGGATACGAGAACGGGCCGCGTGGACCGGCGCCGATCCTCGGTGC